One Edaphobacter flagellatus genomic region harbors:
- a CDS encoding M56 family metallopeptidase, whose protein sequence is MMLRLLEYVVNSLCMAPLVFAAAWLAARLARRAGPNVEHRIWVAALWLEVILPAVRLQPLMAWSWLQWPFAHHAAAGREGVAIVVGAGSVSGSLTMPKPWMLSLAALYGGVVLYFAARLLWGIWSTHRMQHRAQAVSLFGTELHAWQRCCNRFGLAHARVAVSKEIGGPVTVGLERPVLLLPPAFFECVDEVDFDAVMAHECAHMQRHDFTKNLLYRVVSLPVAYHPLLWLTLARIAESREMICDALAASAVDGRQNYARSLLRLAATITAAPPARTLHAIGIFDANTFERRVMRLTGRSMEMGRSLRLATTAACVMLGAVTCASALALHTEIATPGSAVTDKKESQPPAKVPSSVIAANAIYQKHPVYPEDAKKAHIEGAVVLKTVISKEGTIQDLQVVSGPEELRSSALDAVKEWRYKPYLLNGEPTEVETTITVTYSLAN, encoded by the coding sequence ATGATGCTGCGTCTGCTGGAATACGTGGTGAACTCGCTCTGCATGGCTCCGCTTGTCTTCGCGGCGGCGTGGCTGGCTGCACGTCTTGCGCGTCGTGCTGGACCCAATGTGGAACACAGGATATGGGTCGCCGCGCTGTGGCTCGAAGTCATTCTTCCCGCAGTTCGTCTGCAGCCTCTCATGGCGTGGAGCTGGCTGCAGTGGCCGTTTGCCCATCACGCAGCAGCAGGTCGAGAAGGGGTTGCTATTGTTGTAGGCGCGGGATCGGTGAGTGGATCGCTGACCATGCCGAAGCCCTGGATGCTGAGCCTCGCGGCTCTCTATGGAGGAGTAGTGCTCTACTTTGCGGCGCGCTTGCTGTGGGGCATATGGAGCACGCATCGTATGCAGCATCGAGCCCAGGCGGTGTCGCTGTTCGGCACCGAGCTGCATGCCTGGCAGCGCTGCTGCAATCGCTTCGGACTGGCCCATGCGCGAGTCGCCGTATCGAAGGAGATCGGGGGACCCGTAACGGTGGGGCTTGAGCGCCCGGTGCTTCTGCTGCCGCCTGCGTTCTTCGAGTGTGTAGACGAGGTCGATTTCGACGCAGTGATGGCACATGAGTGCGCGCACATGCAGCGCCACGATTTTACGAAAAACCTGCTCTATCGCGTCGTTTCGCTGCCTGTGGCCTATCATCCGCTGCTCTGGCTCACGCTGGCTCGCATCGCCGAAAGCCGCGAGATGATCTGCGATGCCCTGGCGGCAAGCGCGGTGGATGGCAGGCAGAACTATGCACGTTCCCTTTTGCGGTTGGCGGCAACGATAACAGCAGCGCCGCCAGCCAGAACACTTCACGCCATCGGAATCTTCGATGCCAACACGTTTGAGAGGAGAGTTATGCGACTGACAGGAAGAAGTATGGAGATGGGCCGCAGCCTGCGGCTTGCAACGACAGCCGCGTGCGTAATGCTTGGCGCAGTAACGTGCGCCTCGGCGTTGGCACTGCATACAGAGATTGCAACACCGGGATCGGCAGTGACCGACAAGAAAGAGAGCCAGCCACCGGCGAAGGTGCCTTCCAGCGTCATAGCAGCCAATGCGATCTACCAGAAACATCCGGTCTATCCGGAGGACGCAAAGAAGGCTCATATCGAGGGTGCAGTCGTCCTGAAGACCGTCATCTCCAAAGAAGGCACCATACAGGACCTGCAAGTCGTGAGCGGGCCGGAGGAGCTGCGCAGTTCGGCGCTCGATGCGGTGAAGGAGTGGCGTTACAAGCCCTATCTCCTGAACGGCGAACCGACAGAAGTCGAGACGACGATCACAGTGACGTACTCGCTGGCGAATTAA
- a CDS encoding BlaI/MecI/CopY family transcriptional regulator, with translation MGRGEKEALTKLELEIMQVIWRQGTSTVSAVQEGLEQELAYTTVQTMLNILHRKGKLKRKLKGRAFEYSAVVSEAKASHHALRDLVDRMFGGSSEELVMSLVKSKQIDAEQLARLTRRLEKGEEQ, from the coding sequence ATGGGACGAGGCGAGAAGGAAGCATTGACCAAGCTCGAGCTGGAGATTATGCAGGTGATCTGGCGGCAGGGCACAAGCACAGTCAGCGCCGTGCAGGAGGGGCTGGAGCAGGAACTGGCCTACACCACCGTGCAGACGATGCTGAACATCCTGCATCGCAAAGGCAAGTTGAAGCGCAAGCTGAAGGGCCGCGCCTTCGAGTACAGCGCCGTGGTCAGCGAAGCGAAGGCATCGCACCATGCGCTGCGCGATCTGGTCGATCGCATGTTCGGCGGATCGAGTGAAGAGCTGGTGATGAGCCTCGTGAAGAGCAAGCAAATCGATGCCGAGCAGCTCGCGCGGCTGACGCGCAGGCTCGAGAAGGGAGAAGAGCAATGA